A single Alcanivorax borkumensis SK2 DNA region contains:
- a CDS encoding SDR family oxidoreductase: MVQWRDSKVSRNGIDLAVRTWSPDKSPTVVLVHGYPDASHVWEKVAERLSRDFKVVAYDVRGAGNSSTPKNRAAYKLSQLRGDLHAVMDAVCPDEKVHLVGHDWGSVQTWESVTEPNAEHRIASYTTLSGPCLDHVGQWMNARLREQKIGAVLNQLAHSWYIGAFQLPVLAPALWKVGLAKVWPQVLRRTENLYSEASVTQLQDGTHGIELYRANMLPCLLKPRERYTKVPVQLIVAREDNYVRPAMLEDLPQWTEQLWRRELDCGHWGPLLQHPDVTANWIREFIHHIEGAPAAGPLQRSKVTTGHPTGPDSGKRVIITGAGSGIGRETALAFARRGALVVCTDINSEEAAATARTITAEGGEALSRKCDVSNTRSMEALATWVEKELGAPDIVVNNAGIGLSGSLLDTSVKDWQQVLGVNLWGVIHGSRLFARQMIDQGRAGHIVNIASAAAFMPSRMLPAYATSKSAVLMFSECLRAEMDEHNIGVSAICPGIINTPITRNTRFVGVDDDEQSRRQKNAEKLYQRRAFTPDRVAQAIVEAVEKNRAVVPVSPEALGMQWLGRFTPSLARNLAQVEFTP; the protein is encoded by the coding sequence ATGGTGCAGTGGCGCGACAGTAAAGTGAGCCGTAATGGCATAGACTTGGCCGTGCGGACCTGGAGTCCCGACAAGAGCCCCACCGTGGTGCTGGTACACGGCTACCCGGACGCCAGCCATGTCTGGGAAAAAGTGGCGGAACGGCTCAGCCGAGATTTTAAAGTGGTCGCCTACGATGTGCGCGGCGCCGGTAACTCCTCCACCCCCAAGAACCGCGCGGCCTATAAGCTGTCCCAGCTGCGTGGCGACCTGCATGCGGTTATGGATGCAGTTTGCCCCGATGAAAAAGTCCATCTGGTGGGGCACGACTGGGGCTCCGTTCAAACGTGGGAATCGGTCACCGAGCCCAACGCTGAGCACCGTATCGCGTCCTATACGACCCTGTCTGGTCCTTGCCTCGACCATGTGGGGCAATGGATGAATGCCCGGCTGCGCGAGCAAAAAATTGGCGCCGTGCTCAACCAACTCGCCCACTCTTGGTATATCGGCGCCTTTCAGTTACCAGTGTTAGCCCCGGCATTGTGGAAAGTTGGGCTAGCCAAGGTCTGGCCACAGGTACTGCGGCGCACCGAGAACCTTTACAGTGAAGCTAGCGTCACCCAACTGCAGGATGGCACCCACGGGATTGAACTGTACCGCGCCAACATGCTGCCCTGCCTGCTCAAACCCCGTGAGCGTTACACCAAAGTACCGGTACAGCTAATCGTTGCCCGCGAAGACAATTATGTACGCCCAGCCATGCTCGAAGATCTACCACAATGGACCGAGCAACTTTGGCGCCGCGAGCTGGATTGTGGCCACTGGGGCCCGCTCTTGCAGCACCCGGATGTAACTGCCAACTGGATTCGAGAATTCATTCACCACATCGAAGGCGCCCCTGCCGCCGGGCCGCTGCAACGCAGTAAAGTCACCACAGGCCACCCAACCGGGCCAGACAGCGGTAAACGGGTGATCATCACCGGTGCCGGTTCCGGTATCGGCCGGGAAACGGCCTTAGCTTTTGCCCGCCGTGGCGCTCTAGTGGTGTGCACCGACATCAACAGCGAAGAGGCCGCCGCCACCGCCCGCACCATTACCGCTGAAGGCGGCGAAGCCCTGAGCCGCAAATGCGATGTCAGCAACACCCGCTCCATGGAAGCGCTGGCGACTTGGGTAGAAAAGGAATTAGGTGCCCCGGATATCGTCGTCAACAATGCCGGCATCGGCCTGTCCGGCTCGTTGCTCGACACCAGCGTTAAAGATTGGCAGCAGGTGCTAGGGGTCAACCTGTGGGGCGTGATTCATGGTAGCCGGCTATTCGCCCGCCAGATGATCGACCAAGGGCGCGCCGGGCATATCGTCAACATAGCCTCTGCCGCCGCTTTTATGCCTTCGCGCATGTTGCCGGCCTATGCCACCAGCAAGAGCGCAGTGTTAATGTTCAGCGAGTGTCTGCGAGCAGAAATGGACGAACACAACATCGGCGTCAGCGCCATTTGTCCGGGCATCATCAATACCCCAATCACCCGCAACACCCGCTTTGTAGGCGTCGACGATGACGAACAAAGCCGCCGCCAGAAAAACGCTGAGAAACTTTACCAACGTCGTGCCTTTACTCCCGACCGGGTCGCGCAGGCCATCGTCGAGGCGGTAGAGAAAAACCGCGCGGTAGTTCCCGTCAGCCCAGAAGCTCTGGGTATGCAATGGCTGGGGCGCTTCACACCCTCGCTGGCCCGTAATCTGGCTCAGGTAGAATTCACCCCCTGA
- a CDS encoding MerR family transcriptional regulator: protein MKSSDRNPAAILRSLRKYTQPAEQQAPADAGDHKEFTIDELALEAGSTVRNVRAYQDRGILPPPEKRGRTGIYTDVHLARLKIIGALLDRGYTLNNIRDLLSAWEQGRELNDILGLEVAVTTWQTPSVPSYLDYQDLLDDFGEDITPEVMTKAVKLGYIIPEGMRLRLPYPRVYNAGKELNQAGVPLDAVLTHVSLVRKEVDKLAERFIGMIIHHMVDEKYGDEALPEGEDVPKLADFITRIRPLADAVVSDELGRVLEKSINKILVDRLANVLAHIEEK, encoded by the coding sequence ATGAAATCCAGTGACCGTAACCCCGCAGCTATTTTGCGCAGCCTGAGGAAATACACTCAACCGGCTGAGCAACAGGCACCGGCAGACGCCGGAGACCACAAAGAATTTACCATCGACGAACTGGCGCTCGAAGCCGGCTCGACGGTGCGTAACGTGCGCGCCTACCAGGATCGCGGCATTCTGCCGCCCCCGGAAAAGCGCGGCCGCACCGGTATTTATACCGATGTGCATTTGGCGCGCCTGAAGATCATCGGCGCCTTGCTGGATCGCGGCTACACACTCAACAATATCCGCGATCTACTCAGCGCCTGGGAACAAGGTCGCGAGCTCAATGACATCCTTGGATTGGAAGTAGCAGTCACCACTTGGCAGACTCCCAGCGTCCCCTCCTACTTGGACTATCAGGACCTGCTGGACGACTTCGGCGAAGACATCACACCAGAAGTAATGACCAAGGCCGTCAAACTCGGCTATATCATCCCCGAAGGTATGCGCCTACGTCTGCCCTATCCACGCGTCTACAACGCGGGTAAAGAGCTCAACCAAGCGGGCGTACCGCTGGATGCAGTGCTCACCCATGTAAGCCTAGTGCGCAAAGAAGTAGACAAGTTGGCGGAGCGTTTTATCGGCATGATCATCCATCACATGGTGGATGAAAAGTACGGCGACGAAGCCCTTCCCGAAGGCGAAGACGTACCCAAACTGGCCGATTTTATTACCCGTATCCGCCCACTGGCAGATGCCGTCGTTAGCGACGAACTCGGCCGGGTGCTGGAAAAAAGCATCAACAAAATTCTCGTTGACCGCCTTGCCAACGTGCTAGCCCACATAGAAGAAAAATAA